CGCGTCAATCCATCGACGATAGCCAGCCACTGCGACCAATTGCGACCGTCGCCAATACGCCATGGCGAGGACGGGCACGCAAGATTGCTCAGGACCTTATCGCGCCGCCACAGCTTGATTCGGCGCAAATCGAACGGGTCGAGCCGCGCCTGCCGCTCAGCGACCTTGGTCTGGCTTCGCCTGCAGGGATGCGGATGCCAAAGGATTGGAAAGAGGTCCTGCTGTACCAACCGGTTGCCACCTCGTCGGCAACCTTCGAATCGATGGGGCGCAAGGTAGCCATCAGCGGGATCCAAGGCATTGACCTGGATGAGACCTGTTCCTTTCGTGGCATCGCCTGGCCTTGCGGCCAGCGTGCGCGCGCGACGTTCAATTCCTGGCTGCGCGGCCGGGCGCTGAAATGCGTCGTGCCGCCGGAAGTCGATCGTTTTGCCATTGCGGCACCGTGCAGCTTGGGCAAGCAGGATGTCGGCGCGTGGCTTGTTTCCAATGGCTGGGCGACGGCCCTGGCGAGTGGCATCTATGGCAAGGCGGAGGCAGTGGCCAGAGACGCGCAGATGGGGATATTCGGCCCGCCGCAATAGCCGATAATTCGGTGTCGTTGCTTTTGCCGCGTAGCCTTGCTTTTGAAGGGCTGATTTCGGGCCGATGGTAGGTGATTGCGCCATTACTAAAATTGTATGTTTCCTCGAAACTGAAAGTGCAGCACCTTGGCCTTATGACAGCCGATCAGGCGGGAGATTGGCTAATGATGACACCAATGGCGAATAGCTCGCCCCGGCAATGGAAAGATATCGCATGGCTGACTGCCCTGGGATCGGCGGGAATTCTGCTCCTCTCGGTTGGCCTAAATTATCTGCTTCTGTTCTCGGAAGCCTTGACGCCCTTCGGCCGCAGCATGGTCACAGCGATCCTGTTGCCGGTCATCGTCGGTGGCCCGCTTTTCCTGTTCATTGGACTGCAGCGGACCGAGCTCGTCCGTTATCGAAGAGAACTCAACAAGTCGGCGACCTTTGACAGCCTGACAGGCTGCCTCAACCGGACAGTCTTCACGTCGATGGTCGAAAGGAGAGCAACCAGGCCGGAATCGTCTGGTCCAAGATCTGGCGCCTTCCTGGTCATTCATCCCGAACACATCAGGTCCATCAATCTGCGCTTCGGCCTTGGCTGGGGTGACGAAGCCTTGCGGCTCATAGCCTCGACCATCCAGTCATCGGTACGCAAGGAAGATCTGGTGGGCCGGATCGGAACCTCCATGTTCGGGGTCTTTCTGCCCGGTGCGACAGAAGACGACGCCAGGGAGATCGGCGAGCGTATCCGGGCGCGCGTGGCCCAAGCCTATTTCGCGCCAAAAGGAACCGCGGACACGCTGACCATCAGCGTCGGCGGCGTGGTGTTTGAAAACGAGTTGGAATTCGAGGACATGTTCCGATCGGCGGAATCGCTGTTATCCGGCGTCGAACGCCAGCCTGGATTTCAATTGTCGCACCTCCACAACTAGAGCGTTCACCGTTTCACGGAAGCGGCGAACCGCTATGTCTTTGTTTTTACGCAAATTCCGGACGGAAAACCGCACGCACTTTTCCTGGAGTTGCTCTTGGCAGTCAGAACATTGATCAGCACCTGACGGGTATTTGGAATGAGAAAATACAACGCTACGGCGGCCTTGCTCCCCGCAAGCGTAAGGCTGATCCGCAAAATCCGGGACTTTGCGGGCTTCAGCCGCGATCTAACCACCGCTGCAGCAGAGACAGTTGGTCCCGCGTTCACGGTAGCATTGTCTTGTAGAATCTAGTCGGCTCGGACGGCCGTATCAAGGCTTTCGCTGGAACATGCTAAAGTGCCGTTCACGCGCATACATCACTCGAAAAGCGAGTTCCGTATATATTCCAAAACGTTGCTCTTCAAAAAGTACCGCAGGCCGAGAAAGCTGTTGACGGTACTTTTCTCGAACGTTGCAGTCGAAGACTCCAGTTGCTGATCTGGGTCGATTTTGAATGAGATGAACCGCAAATCGTTGTTTTCCGCGCAACCTACGCTTGGGCACTCCAGACTGGCTAACCCCTACTCCCACTCGTCCAAACAGCATATTGAAATCGGAGGGACTCGATCGTGACGCGTGCGCCCGACCATCGCCAACGGTGGGCTCCAAACTGATCGAAACTTCTCGTCGACCTTTGCAAGGTGATTGATCATCGGGGAGACCAAAGCCGAAACACTGGGGTTGGTGTCTCCAGTGACGCTGAACGAAGCTTCAGGGAAAATCCCAAATCTGCCGATTTCCCTGGCGCTGTCATTGCAACGATCGAGACAATCAGGGAGACCGGACCGGAGGCACGAGACGCCGCGTCCTTCCGTGGGGTCGCTCCTCCAAACCGTTTGACGCAATTTAGAGATGTTGCCTTGACCCCGCACTAGCGTCTACTGCATCTCCCAGCGGGAGCGTCACCAATGGCGAGAAAGTCTGTCCGACGCAAGTCAACGATTTATGATATCGCGGTGGCGGCAAAGTCGTCCCCGACAGCGGTTAGTCTCGTCCTCAATGGCTCGTGGCAACAGCACCGGATCAAGGCGGAAACCGCAGCGACCATCCTCGATTGGGCTGAGCGGCTTGGCTATGCTGTCAACCTCAAGGCACGAGGATTGCGGCTTTCCCGATCCGGACTCGCTGGAATGATCTTGCCACATTACCGCAATCGCTTCTTCGCCGGATTGGCCGAAGCCTTTGAAGCGGAATCCCGCGTCCACCGCTTGTGCCCGATCGTCGTCAGCACCCATCGCAATCCTGATAACGAGTTGAGTGTGACGGAAACCCTGCTGGCTCAGCAGGTGGAATTTCTCTTCCTTGCGGGCGTTCGTGACCCCGATCCGCTGAATGATCTGTGCCGGGCAGCGGGCGTCCGGTGCATCAACATCGATCTGCCAGGCCGCCGGGCTCCCTCAGTTGTTTCTGACAACTACGGGGGCGCCAAGGCGCTCACAGAGATCATTGTTAAGAAATTGAAAGAACGAGGGGGCTCCACCGAAGATCTCTTCTTCTTTGGCGGGGTCAGCGATGATGACGCAACACGTAGCCGTTTGCTGGGTTTTCACGATGCGCTGGCAGCGCATGGGATTGTTACGGGCCCGGGCACGATTGACTGCTGCGGATACGCACCGACCAACGCTGCTCGGTCTCTCGCTGCACGATACGCTCAGCTTGGGCATCTGCCCTCAGGTATGTTCGTCAACGGCGTGACCGCTCTTGAAGGAACATTGCGGTTCACTTCGACACTAGCCTCAAGTGAGCTTGGACGGGTTGTTGTCGGAAGCTTCGACTGGGATCCATTCGCGGCGCATTTGCCCTTCGATGTGACCATGGTCCGACAGAATGTCGAGGTGATGATTGCTGAAGGATTTTCGCTTCTCGAGAATTATTCGATAGACCACTTTCCGCTGGTGACCGTACCGACCAGCTTTGGGCGAACCGGAGAGCATGACGGCGCCCAAGAAGATTGGGATTCGGCATCCAAATCGAGCATCGACCACTAGCAATTCTTTGTCACGAGACATCGTTGCAGAAGTTCAACTCCGTTCATCAGCACCTCGGATCTGGGTAGCACCGCCTCCACCCAAGGCTCGCGGGCGATCGCATGTCGTTCTACGGGTGCAGCCTGAGTGCGAAGGGCGGATCGTTTACATCAATCGAGAAATGTTTTTAGACGCTGGTGGCGTGACCGCCTTGCTAAATCTATTTAGCACCTTGACCGGCCGGCATTCAAAGTCTTTTATGGCGCGTTCTGGGAGGAATGCGGCGCCGAGTGCGTCAATGCCGTCGGGCACAAAGGGGTGGGCCAAACAAAGCCGACATGGGCAATAGGCAACTGAAAAACTCGTCAATCAGGGAGGAATTAAATGTTAGCAAAAACTATACTCGCGGCAGCGTTCGGCGCAGCCCTTTCGGTCGCCACAATGAATGCTGCGCTGGCAAAGGACGTCAAGGTTGGAGTCGTCGTGAAGATCGGCGGCATTCCCTGGTTCAATGCCATGGAAACGGGAATAAAGGAAAAGTCGAAAGAGCTTGGCGACGACGGCTTCATGGTCGGGCCGACCAGCGCCGACCCGGCACTTCAGGTCCGCGCGATCGAAGACCTGATAGCTCAGGGCGTCAGCGTAATTGGCGTCGTGCCGAATGATGCAAACGTTCTCGAGCCGGTTCTAAAAAAGGCGCGCGACACGGGCATCAAGGTCATAACCCATGAATCGCCAGACCAGGTGAACGCTGATTGGGACTTCGAAATGGTCTCGGCCGTTGGTTTCGGTGAGGCCCATGCCAAGCTATTTGCCGAGAAAATGGGCGGCAAAGGCAAGTACGTTGTGTACGTAGGTTCTCTTACTGTGCCCGCACACAATGCCTGGGCCGATGCTGCAATCGCCTACCTGAAGAAGAACTTTCCCGACATGCAGATGGTTGGCGACAGATATGGCGTCGCCGAGAGCGCCGATGACAGCCGAAAGACGGCTCTGGATGTGCTTGCCGCCAATCCTGACCTCGGCGGCTTCCTGACGTTCGGCAGTCAGGGACCGATCGGCGCCGGACGCGCGATCGAGGAGCAGAAGCTTGGTGACAAGGTGGTTCTTGTCGGTTCATTCTCGCCTAGCCAAGGCAGCGCAATGCTCAAATCCGGCATTATTGACGGCGGCTATATGTGGAATCCTCTGGAAGCGGGCAAAGTATTCGTAACGATGGCTGATTTTCTGGCGGGCGGCGGTGAAATTACCGACGGCATGACGATCGAAGGTCTGGGTGTCGTTCACCCTGACTTCAAAACCAGCACCATCATCGTGGACGCTGTGCAGCCTATCACGGTCGAAACGGTCGATGGTCTTGCAGCCCTAGGGCTTTAGATGGCGGACCATGGCTGGCGTGCCGGGGTGGCAAATCAATCCCGGCACGCCCCATCCTTGTCATTTCAGAAGGGCCCGCCGTGAACCTCGTCGCGTCTACGACGCAGGACCTCCCATCGGTTCTGTCGTTTAGCAACATAAGCGTCACATTTGGTGGCGTTAGAGCCCTCCAGGATGTCGCCTTCGAGGTTCTCCCGGGTGAAGTGCAATGCATCGCCGGTGAGAACGGCAGCGGCAAGAGCACCCTGATCAAGGTAATCACCGGCGTTTGTCAGCCGCTAGCCGGCGCAAACATGTCGATCGCCGGAAAGTCTGTCGACATCATGTCGCCGGCTGCGGCGCGCAGCGCCGGGGTGGAAGTCATCTGGCAGGACCTCGCACTGTTTCCTGAAATGACAGTCGCGGAAAATATCGGGATCAGAACTGTCCTCGGCAACATGCCTCGGCTCGTCGATCATTCGCGCATTCGCGAGGTGGCGCGAGGGCTGTTGGCGCGGCTTGGCGCCGACCTCGATGTCGACGCGCCTCTGCGTAGCTTTGCAATCGCCCAACGTCAGATCGTCGCCATCGCCCGGGCGCTCGCCGGCGATGCGAAGGTTATTTTCATGGACGAGCCCACATCGTCGCTTACTCAATCGGAAACAGACCGGTTGCTCGCGATCGTTCGAACACTCTCGAATGAAGGCATGGCCATCGTCTTCGTCAGCCATCGCCTTGCGGAAGTTCTGGAGATCTCAAGTCGCGTCACCGTTCTGCGCGACGGTAAGGTCGTTGGGGTGTTCCCGACCGCCGGAATGACCCAATCACGCCTCACCGAACTGATGACCGGCAAGACGTTCGACCAAACCGTGAGCACGAGAAACCTTAGTGGATCACCCGTCGTGTTGAAGATCGATCGATTGACCCGCGCAGGCGACTATGACGACGTTTCGCTGACAATACGGCGCGGTGAAACGCTTGGCCTGACCGGGCTACTCGGCGCCGGTCGCACAGAACTCGCGCTTTCTATTTTCGGCATGCTGCGCCCAGACCGCGGCAGCATCGCACTCAACGGGACGGTTCTTCATCTGAACTCCAACCGCGACGCAATCCGCGCGGGTATTGGATATCTCTCCGAAGACCGCTTGTCCCTTGGTCTCATACAAGCTCAGTCCATCGCCGACAACGCCGTTATCCCGGTGCTCGACAAGATCCTTGATCGAGGGCTGATCTCCTCGGAGAAGAAGGACGCGCTCGTCAATCATTGGATCGAGGAATTGGCGATAAAAGTCGGGCGGCAGACTGATGCGATTTCCACGCTCTCGGGCGGCAACCAGCAAAGGGTGGCCATCGCCAAATGGCTGGCGGTCGGCCTGAAACTGATCATTCTTGATTCGCCAACCGTGGGGGTGGACGTTGGCGCGCGGGCCGGCATCTTCGAGATTGTCGCCAAGCTCGCTGCCGAAGGCCTGGCGATTCTGCTGATATCCGATGAAGTGCCGGAGGTCTATTTCAACGCCGATCGTATCCTTCATATGGCTGCGGGCAAGATAGTCGCCGAATACGATCCGCACGCCATCCCGCTCGGCGACCTGGAAGCTGCCGTCTATGCGTAACCGCGGCAAGCTCTTCCGGGCTCATCCCACCGAGACATGGCTCGTTGTGGTTCTTCTCATCATGAGCGCAGGTCTCTCCGTTGCGAGCGACAAATTCTTCACCATTGCCAATCTCTTCAATCTGCTCAACACAAGCTCGACAAATCTGATCTTCGCGGTTGGGCTGCTGGTGGTGTTGATCGCTGGGGGCATCGACATCTCCTTCGCTGTGGCCGCGTCAGTGGTTCAATACGTTGTGGCGCTGGCTCTAGCCCAAATGGGAGGTGGTGATTGGTTCATCGGCCTCACCTTGGCGGCAATTGTCGGGCTCGCCCTGGGTGCGGTGAACGCCGGCCTCATCTACTATTTCCAGATCATTTCAATCGTTGTCACCATCGCCACCTTCAATATTTTTTTCGGCCTGCTGATGTTCTTCACGCACGGTGTATCGATCTACAATCTGCCTGCATGGTGGACGCATCGCACTGTGCTTTTCGAGGTCCAACAGGCGAATGGCAATTGGGCCGAGCTAACACTGCCGGTTGCGATCATGGCGGTCTGCGTCGCCGCCACCTGGGGGCTTATCCGGTATACCACCACGGGACGGCAGCTATACGCTTTTGGCGATAACCCGGAGGGCGCCCGTCGCCTCGGTATCAACATCGCGGCGATGCACTTCATTGCCTTCGGCTGGCTTGGTTTGATGGCCGGGATCGCGGGACTTGTGCAGGTGCACTATTCCCAGGAAGTCGTGCCCAACGCATTGGTGGGGCGCGAGCTGGACGTGCTGGCAGCTGTTGTCCTTGGCGGTGCCAGGCTGGGTGGCGGGCGCGGCACCGTGCTCGGTTGCATCCTTGGCGTGTTTCTTGTGTCGGTGACGCAAAACGGGCTGAACCTCCTCGGCATCTCTCCCTATGCTTTCAAGATGATCGTCGGGGCGATCATCTTGATTGCCATCACGCTGTCCAACGCGCCGCTCGGGCATATCCTCGCGGGCTTGCGGCAGAGGATGGGTACATGACGCAGCGCGTGCTCGAAACTGGAGCGCTACGGCACGGATTCTTGCGCCGTCTTGCCGGCACGTTGGGCGCCGAGAATATCGGACTTTTGCTGGCATTGATTTTGGTGATTGCATTCTTCGGATCTCTCTCGCCGCGATTCCTGTCCAAAGCTACCTTTGAATCGGTGGCCTTCCAGTTGCCTGAACTTGGACTGCTTACGCTCGCGATGTTGATGCCGATCATCTCGGGCGGCATCAATCTCGCCGTAACGTTCACGGCCAATCTCTGTGGCCTCACGCTCGCCTGGGTTCTTCAGGCCAACGGAGGACCGGACGCAAGCATCTATGCCTTTCTACTCGGTTCCGTTCTTGCGGTCGGCGTTGGCACGGCAAGCGGCTTGGTCATGGGCCCGGTGATAGCCTATACCGGCGCGCACCCCATCCTCGTTTCGCTCTCGGTGATGATTTTCCTGCGCGGCCTTGGCGAGTTTCTGACCCGCGGCGCCGATATTTCGGGCTTTCCCGAATTCATCCAGCCCCTGGGTCACGGCAGCATCGTCGGCATTCCTGTCCCGCTGCTGATACTGCTCGGCGCAGTCATCGTCTGGCATGTCTTGATGACCCGAACCAGGCTTGGCTTTTCAAACTATATGGTCGGCTCCAACATCGAGGCGACGCGCTATTCCGGCATCTCGACGCGACGCGTGATCATTCTGATCTACGCGCTGTCTGGCGCCATGTGTGCGTTGGCCGGCATTATCATGATGGCACGATTCAATTCCGTCCGTGTCGGCCATGGCGAGTCCTATGTGCTGATTACGGTGCTTGCCTGCTTCTTGGGCGGGGTGAATCCGTTTGGCGGCTTCGGCAAGGTCGTTTCGGTCTTCCTAGCCCTCATCGTTTTGCAGTTGCTTTCTTCGGGACTGAATCTCTTGGGCGCCAGCCAGCACCTGGCCACAGCCATTTGGGGCATCATGCTGATCGGCGTCATGATCTTGCGGTGGGCTGCCGGGCAGCTCAATTTCATGAGGATAACACGATGAAGGGTTTTGGCGTTCATACGAGCATGTGGACGAGTGGTTGGTCCGTAGAGGGCGCCGAGCACACTGTAGCGGCGGTAAAAAAATACGATCTCGATTTCATTGAAATTTCGCTGGCCGATCCATTTTCTTGCGATGCCGATCACACCCGCAAGCTGCTGGCGGCAAATGGCATGCAGGCGGTGTGCTCGCTAGGGTTGCCCGAATATGCGTGGGCATCGCGCCACCCACAGGAGGCGATTGACTTTCTCAAGGTGGCTATCGACAAGACGGCCGACATCGGAGCCCAGGCGCTATGCGGCGTAATCTATGGCGGCATCGGCGAGCGTACTGGCGTGCCACCTACGCAGGACGAACTTGATAACATTGCGAAAGTGATGACGTCCGCCGCCGCGCAAGCCAAGTCTCGCGGCATCGAACTCGGTGTTGAAGCCGTGAACCGCTACGAGAACCACATCATCAACACCGCGGCTCAGGCGGTGGCACTAATCGAGAGAGTCGGCGCCGACAATATGTTCGTGCACCTTGATACCTATCACATGAACATAGAGGAGAAAGGTATGGGCAACGGTATTATCGTCGCCCGCGATTACCTCAAATATATCCACCTCTCCGAGTCTGATCGCGGCACCCCAGGCGAGGGCAATTGCAATTGGGATGAGACGTTCGCAACGCTGGCCGCGATCGGCTTCAAGGGCGGGCTCGCGATGGAGAGCTTCATCAACATGGATCCGCGTCTGGCGTTTGGCCTCAGCGTGTGGCGTCCGGTGGCCGAGAGTGAAGCGGTTGTAATGGGCAACGGTCTGCCGTTCTTGCGCAACAAGGCACGGCAGTACGGGCTGATCGCATAAGTTACATCGCCATGCGAGATCGAAACTCGGCACATCATGAGCCGACTGCATCGACATTGCGGCGACTGCCTTCGAAGCAGGAGCCGCTCGAGAGGCAATATTGCGGCGTTTTAGATCCCGGCCTTCGGCTGTCCCCCGGGCGCAAGCAGCCAACCGGTCGGCGATCGCAACTGCCGTGAACAATCTATTTCACCGGCTCGGGCATCACAGCCTACCTTCGGCGGTTGCGAGCCGGCCCCGCATCAATTCGCGGCGCTTTCGAAACTCTGTGTATTCCTGGTCGGCCAGTACCCCGATCAGGATCACCGATCCACTCACGGCAAAGTTGAGTGAGGAGGGAATGCCTAAATTTAGAAGATTGACAAGATTCTGAAGCACCTGCAGCAAGATCGTTCCGAGCACCACACCAATGATTGAGCCTTCCCCGCCCCGCAACGAGAACCCTCCAAGGACGGCGGCAGCGATCGCGTAGAGCTCGTAGAAATTGCCGTGCGAGCTTGGCAGGATCGAGCGTGTGTACATTGCGAGAAAGATGGATGACAGCGCCGTCAGCCCGGCGCAGATCACATAGGCGCAGATGATAACCCGGCCGGTGCGGATTCCGGAAAACCGCGCGGCCTCTTCATTTTTGCCGACGGCGTAGAGATATCGTCCGAAGGCAGTACGGTGCAGAACGACCCACATCACCGCCGCCAGCATGAGCAGAAAGACAAAAGAATGAGGAATGGGAATGGAGGTGTAGGCATTGTTGGTAAGACCGAAACCAGATCGGTGCGACCGGTGGTGAGATATTCCAGATCCTCGAAGCGGGTTTCGTAGGGAAAGCCTGCCGGCGATCTTGCCCTGCTGCTCGCCGGCATGAAGATCGCCCGCACCATCCTGCGTCAGCCGGCCCTGCAGGCGGTGATCGCCGAGGAGCTGTCGCCGGGCGGGGCCGCCGACCTTTCCGATCAATCCATAACAGACCACATCCTCGAACATGCCAAGACGGTCTATCACCCCTGCGGCACCTGCCGGATGGGCACCGATGACCAGGCGGTGGTCGACCCGCAATTGCGCGTGCGCGGCGTGCCGCGCCTACGCATCTGCGACGCCTCGATCATGCCGCGTCTCATCAGCGGCAACACCAACGCGCCGGTGATCATGATCGCCGACCGCTGCGCCGATTTCATCCTCGGCAGCGCTTAGCGAGAAACGGTCAGCCGAGAGAAATCCAGGCTGTTTTGAGAGGGTGTATCTGTCCAGCGCATGCAGCGACTTGTCGCGACCGAAGCCGGACAGCTTGACGCCGCCGGGCGGCACGGTGATGTCGGCGCCGCCATACATTGCATAGGTCCTATCAAATCGAGACTGGGATAGCGGTGCCAACGCGCTGCTGTTGGCCGCCAGAAAGCTGGTGCGGATACGCCTGGAGAAATTCAGGCGATGCAGGCAACTTCACCAGACGCAGCAGCTCCAGCAGCATCCATGACGGCGCCGAAGTCGCGCCCGGCTTCCAGATCATCGCTGCGCCGGCCACACGCCCGGCCACTCGGTCTACCTCGCAAACTCCGGCAAGGAACAGCGCATGATTTCGGCCGACACGATGTATGTGCCAGCGCTGCTGGCGCCGCATCCGGAGTGGCAAGGCAGCTACGACCAGGACGGGCCGATGGCGATCACCACGCGGCACAAGCTGATCGATCGCGTGATCGCCGACAACATCCGGATCTCGGGCGGGGGCTCTCAGAGAGGTTCCTGCTATTGCTGCTGCAGGCCGGTGATCATGGCAATGATCTCGTTCTTATCGGTCTTCGCGGTCTCGCGAATTCCAATCTGCTTGCCACGCCTGAGAACACAGATGCGGTCGGAGAGCTTGAAGACCTGGTCGAGGCTGTGGCTGATGATCAGGATGCCGACATTGCGCTGCTTCAGCGACTGGACGATAGCCTCCACCCGGGCGGTTTCGGCAACGCCCAGCGCCGCCGTCGGCTCATCCAGCAGGATCAGCTTGCTTGCCCAATGCGTGGCGCGCGCGATCGCAACGCCCTGGCGCTGGCCGCCGGAGAGATCGCGGATAGTGGCGTGCGCGGAGGGGATGCGCACGTCCAGTTCCTTCACCAGTTTCTCGG
This region of Mesorhizobium sp. C432A genomic DNA includes:
- a CDS encoding thermonuclease family protein yields the protein MLELMGWLRHNRLIALGSLLLLAGVLLIMRAADLLPIDRPIPASRQSIDDSQPLRPIATVANTPWRGRARKIAQDLIAPPQLDSAQIERVEPRLPLSDLGLASPAGMRMPKDWKEVLLYQPVATSSATFESMGRKVAISGIQGIDLDETCSFRGIAWPCGQRARATFNSWLRGRALKCVVPPEVDRFAIAAPCSLGKQDVGAWLVSNGWATALASGIYGKAEAVARDAQMGIFGPPQ
- a CDS encoding GGDEF domain-containing protein: MMTPMANSSPRQWKDIAWLTALGSAGILLLSVGLNYLLLFSEALTPFGRSMVTAILLPVIVGGPLFLFIGLQRTELVRYRRELNKSATFDSLTGCLNRTVFTSMVERRATRPESSGPRSGAFLVIHPEHIRSINLRFGLGWGDEALRLIASTIQSSVRKEDLVGRIGTSMFGVFLPGATEDDAREIGERIRARVAQAYFAPKGTADTLTISVGGVVFENELEFEDMFRSAESLLSGVERQPGFQLSHLHN
- a CDS encoding substrate-binding domain-containing protein; translated protein: MARKSVRRKSTIYDIAVAAKSSPTAVSLVLNGSWQQHRIKAETAATILDWAERLGYAVNLKARGLRLSRSGLAGMILPHYRNRFFAGLAEAFEAESRVHRLCPIVVSTHRNPDNELSVTETLLAQQVEFLFLAGVRDPDPLNDLCRAAGVRCINIDLPGRRAPSVVSDNYGGAKALTEIIVKKLKERGGSTEDLFFFGGVSDDDATRSRLLGFHDALAAHGIVTGPGTIDCCGYAPTNAARSLAARYAQLGHLPSGMFVNGVTALEGTLRFTSTLASSELGRVVVGSFDWDPFAAHLPFDVTMVRQNVEVMIAEGFSLLENYSIDHFPLVTVPTSFGRTGEHDGAQEDWDSASKSSIDH
- a CDS encoding substrate-binding domain-containing protein, producing MLAKTILAAAFGAALSVATMNAALAKDVKVGVVVKIGGIPWFNAMETGIKEKSKELGDDGFMVGPTSADPALQVRAIEDLIAQGVSVIGVVPNDANVLEPVLKKARDTGIKVITHESPDQVNADWDFEMVSAVGFGEAHAKLFAEKMGGKGKYVVYVGSLTVPAHNAWADAAIAYLKKNFPDMQMVGDRYGVAESADDSRKTALDVLAANPDLGGFLTFGSQGPIGAGRAIEEQKLGDKVVLVGSFSPSQGSAMLKSGIIDGGYMWNPLEAGKVFVTMADFLAGGGEITDGMTIEGLGVVHPDFKTSTIIVDAVQPITVETVDGLAALGL
- a CDS encoding sugar ABC transporter ATP-binding protein; amino-acid sequence: MNLVASTTQDLPSVLSFSNISVTFGGVRALQDVAFEVLPGEVQCIAGENGSGKSTLIKVITGVCQPLAGANMSIAGKSVDIMSPAAARSAGVEVIWQDLALFPEMTVAENIGIRTVLGNMPRLVDHSRIREVARGLLARLGADLDVDAPLRSFAIAQRQIVAIARALAGDAKVIFMDEPTSSLTQSETDRLLAIVRTLSNEGMAIVFVSHRLAEVLEISSRVTVLRDGKVVGVFPTAGMTQSRLTELMTGKTFDQTVSTRNLSGSPVVLKIDRLTRAGDYDDVSLTIRRGETLGLTGLLGAGRTELALSIFGMLRPDRGSIALNGTVLHLNSNRDAIRAGIGYLSEDRLSLGLIQAQSIADNAVIPVLDKILDRGLISSEKKDALVNHWIEELAIKVGRQTDAISTLSGGNQQRVAIAKWLAVGLKLIILDSPTVGVDVGARAGIFEIVAKLAAEGLAILLISDEVPEVYFNADRILHMAAGKIVAEYDPHAIPLGDLEAAVYA
- a CDS encoding ABC transporter permease; the protein is MRNRGKLFRAHPTETWLVVVLLIMSAGLSVASDKFFTIANLFNLLNTSSTNLIFAVGLLVVLIAGGIDISFAVAASVVQYVVALALAQMGGGDWFIGLTLAAIVGLALGAVNAGLIYYFQIISIVVTIATFNIFFGLLMFFTHGVSIYNLPAWWTHRTVLFEVQQANGNWAELTLPVAIMAVCVAATWGLIRYTTTGRQLYAFGDNPEGARRLGINIAAMHFIAFGWLGLMAGIAGLVQVHYSQEVVPNALVGRELDVLAAVVLGGARLGGGRGTVLGCILGVFLVSVTQNGLNLLGISPYAFKMIVGAIILIAITLSNAPLGHILAGLRQRMGT
- a CDS encoding ABC transporter permease, with the protein product MTQRVLETGALRHGFLRRLAGTLGAENIGLLLALILVIAFFGSLSPRFLSKATFESVAFQLPELGLLTLAMLMPIISGGINLAVTFTANLCGLTLAWVLQANGGPDASIYAFLLGSVLAVGVGTASGLVMGPVIAYTGAHPILVSLSVMIFLRGLGEFLTRGADISGFPEFIQPLGHGSIVGIPVPLLILLGAVIVWHVLMTRTRLGFSNYMVGSNIEATRYSGISTRRVIILIYALSGAMCALAGIIMMARFNSVRVGHGESYVLITVLACFLGGVNPFGGFGKVVSVFLALIVLQLLSSGLNLLGASQHLATAIWGIMLIGVMILRWAAGQLNFMRITR
- a CDS encoding sugar phosphate isomerase/epimerase family protein, giving the protein MKGFGVHTSMWTSGWSVEGAEHTVAAVKKYDLDFIEISLADPFSCDADHTRKLLAANGMQAVCSLGLPEYAWASRHPQEAIDFLKVAIDKTADIGAQALCGVIYGGIGERTGVPPTQDELDNIAKVMTSAAAQAKSRGIELGVEAVNRYENHIINTAAQAVALIERVGADNMFVHLDTYHMNIEEKGMGNGIIVARDYLKYIHLSESDRGTPGEGNCNWDETFATLAAIGFKGGLAMESFINMDPRLAFGLSVWRPVAESEAVVMGNGLPFLRNKARQYGLIA
- a CDS encoding GMC oxidoreductase, producing the protein MKIARTILRQPALQAVIAEELSPGGAADLSDQSITDHILEHAKTVYHPCGTCRMGTDDQAVVDPQLRVRGVPRLRICDASIMPRLISGNTNAPVIMIADRCADFILGSA
- a CDS encoding ATP-binding cassette domain-containing protein: MTVSAPILQLHDIRKNFGGITAIESFSLEVFPGEIVALVGDNGAGKSTLVKIVSGVHPPSSGTIVIEGKPVTMSNATMGRAHGIEVVYQDLALADQQTVYMNMFIGREPLNRLGLLDRRRMIDETEKLVKELDVRIPSAHATIRDLSGGQRQGVAIARATHWASKLILLDEPTAALGVAETARVEAIVQSLKQRNVGILIISHSLDQVFKLSDRICVLRRGKQIGIRETAKTDKNEIIAMITGLQQQ